In the genome of Candoia aspera isolate rCanAsp1 chromosome 1, rCanAsp1.hap2, whole genome shotgun sequence, one region contains:
- the GJA10 gene encoding gap junction alpha-10 protein gives MGDWNLLGSILEEVHLHSTIVGKIWLTILFIFRMLVLGVAAEEVWDDEQAEFICNTEQPGCSNICYDKAFPISLIRYWVLQVIFVSSPSLVYMGHALYRLQALEKERQRKKAHLKEQLKEIETIIEDHRRIERALKKLEEQKKVNKAPLQGALLWTYVLHILTRSVLEVGFMVGQYLLYGFQMYPLYKCTRPPCPNTVDCFVSRPTEKTIFMVFMHSIAAVSLFLNILEIVHLGIKKIRNTLCRNSKEELVTAEEDAIFNFPKKNSVIQQICNMSNSPHQDSYKSRSEEQGRLLVSLNPEEGYILTEQNQHQGNVEQQWCRNYRSWPNQYQDQPHPSYGHLGYLNENEQHQNRLFPRHYTNFMNQCHNGEHLIVSCSTDNIPRQAGQAINLYRKNEPYVSDDSKNPPHASKISIVSNHMESPQAICRKHSWEVGCKDLRDDNGNSPNTMPCQNHNSSILSRMLSKSHLDVNSVASDSQNGSVLEAKWQDDSSPPITPSFPSTRGRRMSMASKPKQPFSYTMLV, from the coding sequence ATGGGGGACTGGAACTTGCTGGGGAGTATCTTAGAGGAAGTTCATCTCCATTCCACCATAGTGGGCAAAATCTGGCTCACCATCCTTTTCATATTTCGCATGTTGGTTCTTGGTGTGGCTGCTGAAGAAGTCTGGGATGATGAGCAAGCAGAGTTTATTTGCAACACAGAGCAGCCAGGTTGCAGCAACATCTGCTATGATAAAGCTTTCCCGATCTCCCTGATCCGCTACTGGGTGCTCCAGGTCATCTTtgtctcttctccttcccttgTTTATATGGGCCATGCCCTTTATAGACTGCAAGCCCTTGAGAAAGAGAGGCAGCGGAAGAAAGCCCACCTAAAAGAGCAGCTCAAAGAGATAGAGACTATTATAGAAGATCACCGGAGAATAGAGAGGGCACTGAAGAAGCTGGAGGAACAAAAGAAAGTGAACAAGGCTCCCTTGCAAGGGGCTTTGCTATGGACCTATGTCCTTCATATCTTGACCAGATCAGTCCTTGAAGTGGGCTTCATGGTAGGTCAGTATCTTTTATATGGGTTTCAAATGTATCCGCTTTATAAGTGCACCCGTCCACCCTGCCCTAACACTGTGGATTGCTTTGTGTCCAGACCAACAGAAAAAACCATCTTCATGGTTTTCATGCATAGTATTGCAGCAGTTTCGCTGTTTCTGAATATATTGGAGATTGTTCATTTGGGGATTAAGAAGATTAGAAACACCCTTTGCAGGAACTCCAAGGAGGAGCTAGTGACTGCAGAAGAGGATGCCATTTTTAATTTCCCCAAGAAAAATTCAGTGATACAGCAGATTTGCAACATGAGTAACTCACCTCACCAGGATAGTTACAAATCTAGGTCAGAGGAGCAAGGTAGGCTACTTGTCTCCTTGAATCCTGAAGAAGGATATATATTGACTGAACAAAACCAGCACCAAGGCAATGTGGAGCAACAATGGTGCAGAAACTACAGAAGCTGGCCCAATCAGTATCAAGACCAACCACATCCCTCCTATGGGCATCTTGGATATCTCAATGAGAACGAACAACATCAAAATAGACTGTTCCCCAGGCATTATACAAACTTCATGAATCAGTGCCATAATGGAGAGCATCTGATTGTGTCCTGCAGCACTGACAACATTCCGAGGCAAGCAGGGCAAGCTATCAACCTCTACAGGAAGAATGAACCATATGTATCAGATGATTCCAAGAACCCTCCACATGCCTCTAAAATTTCCATAGTATCCAACCACATGGAGAGCCCTCAAGCTATCTGTCGGAAGCATAGCTGGGAAGTTGGCTGTAAGGACTTAAGAGATGATAATGGCAACTCTCCAAACACCATGCCTTGTCAGAACCACAACTCCAGCATTTTATCCAGAATGCTGTCAAAGAGCCATCTCGACGTCAACTCAGTGGCCTCAGACTCACAGAATGGTTCTGTCTTGGAAGCTAAATGGCAAGATGACAGTAGCCCTCCTATCACACCATCATTTCCCTCCACAAGGGGACGCAGAATGTCAATGGCAAGTAAACCCAAGCAGCCTTTCAGCTATACAATGCTGGTGTGA